A window of the Sporosarcina sp. FSL K6-2383 genome harbors these coding sequences:
- a CDS encoding glutamate-5-semialdehyde dehydrogenase: MSEVVKKGQLAKEASYSLVNVTTEQKNEALALIAEQLLNDQVAILAENRKDLEEGRANGLTDAILDRILLSEKRIQDMAEAVKLLMALTDPIGETLETIEKENGLRIEVKRVSLGVIGMIYEARPNVTVDAATLAIKTGNAVILRGSSSAKYSNSVLVKSIHTALVKSAIPQDSIQFIEDTSRETAKELFRLNDYLDVLIPRGGKTLIDTVIREATVPVIQTGAGNCHIYIDETADSNMAEEITLNAKIQRPSVCNAIETILIHDKWFAQYGKKLVERLLQEGVEIYGDETVVRECHGVQAASESDWSTEYLGLTVSIKLVTGLDEAISHINQYGTQHSEAIITNDEQHAAMFLTRVDAAAVYHNASTRFTDGFEFGYGAEIGISTQKLHARGPMGLKALTTSKYMIRGNGQVRV, translated from the coding sequence ATGAGCGAAGTAGTAAAAAAAGGACAATTGGCAAAGGAAGCAAGTTATTCACTGGTCAATGTTACAACGGAGCAAAAAAATGAGGCATTGGCATTGATTGCTGAACAATTATTGAATGACCAAGTTGCAATTCTCGCCGAAAATCGAAAAGATTTGGAGGAAGGGCGAGCAAACGGACTGACGGACGCTATTTTGGACCGAATACTGTTATCGGAGAAACGCATTCAAGACATGGCTGAAGCTGTGAAGCTGTTAATGGCATTGACAGATCCAATTGGTGAGACGTTGGAGACGATTGAAAAAGAAAATGGCTTGCGTATTGAAGTGAAACGCGTGTCACTCGGTGTAATTGGGATGATTTATGAGGCGAGACCGAATGTAACGGTAGATGCTGCGACGTTAGCTATTAAAACGGGTAATGCCGTGATTTTACGGGGCAGTTCTTCCGCAAAATATTCAAATAGCGTACTCGTCAAATCCATTCATACAGCACTTGTTAAAAGTGCTATTCCGCAGGATTCTATTCAATTCATCGAAGATACGAGTCGAGAAACAGCGAAGGAACTTTTCCGATTAAACGATTATTTGGATGTTCTCATCCCTCGTGGTGGAAAAACACTAATTGATACGGTCATCCGTGAAGCAACGGTTCCAGTCATTCAAACGGGCGCCGGTAATTGTCATATTTATATTGATGAAACGGCAGATTCAAACATGGCTGAAGAAATTACTTTAAATGCAAAAATTCAGCGCCCATCTGTTTGCAATGCTATCGAAACGATTTTAATTCACGATAAGTGGTTTGCACAATATGGCAAGAAGCTAGTTGAAAGGCTTTTACAAGAGGGTGTGGAGATTTACGGTGATGAAACCGTCGTCCGCGAATGTCATGGTGTTCAAGCCGCATCTGAATCGGACTGGTCCACGGAATATCTTGGCTTAACCGTCAGTATTAAGCTTGTCACGGGACTCGATGAAGCCATTTCTCATATCAATCAATACGGTACACAACATTCGGAAGCGATTATTACAAATGATGAGCAGCACGCGGCAATGTTTTTAACTCGCGTCGATGCAGCCGCTGTTTATCATAATGCATCCACTCGATTTACTGATGGCTTTGAATTTGGATATGGGGCAGAAATCGGCATTAGTACACAGAAGTTACATGCTAGGGGACCAATGGGATTGAAAGCATTGACGACAAGTAAATATATGATTCGTGGGAATGGACAGGTGCGGGTATAA
- a CDS encoding LCP family protein codes for MKRAENKKRKKWPWIIAIIGLVVGGLALTIYIDLTSTLKDMYEPIDREQSTKRENTVIFDKKEPFSVLILGVDEREGDKGRSDTMIVMTVNPTLKSTKMVSIPRDTYTEIVGHGTQDKLNHAFAFGGIQMSLDSVENLLDMPIDYVAEVNMEGFQDVVNAVGGITVTNTMDFTQDSFDFQAGQLTLSGEEALSYVRMRKEDPNGDWGRQDRQRQVIQGVLSQGKSFNSLLNYRSVFSALGDNVKTNMSFDEMVDVQKNYRDAADKIEQLHFEKGTGQRMNGGIWYYMMDEEELQEVVDTLKQHLEL; via the coding sequence ATGAAACGAGCAGAAAACAAGAAACGGAAAAAGTGGCCCTGGATCATTGCGATAATTGGTCTTGTAGTCGGAGGGTTAGCTTTGACTATCTATATAGATTTGACATCGACATTAAAAGATATGTACGAGCCCATCGATCGGGAGCAGTCGACTAAGCGTGAAAATACGGTTATTTTTGATAAAAAAGAACCGTTCTCCGTCCTTATTTTAGGTGTTGATGAACGGGAAGGAGATAAAGGACGCTCAGATACAATGATTGTCATGACGGTCAATCCCACTTTGAAATCGACAAAAATGGTCAGTATTCCACGTGATACGTACACCGAAATTGTCGGGCATGGTACACAGGATAAGTTGAACCACGCATTCGCGTTTGGTGGTATCCAGATGTCACTAGATTCTGTCGAGAATTTATTAGATATGCCGATTGATTATGTGGCAGAGGTAAATATGGAAGGTTTTCAAGATGTAGTAAATGCGGTTGGCGGAATAACCGTGACAAATACAATGGATTTCACACAAGACTCTTTTGATTTTCAAGCTGGTCAATTAACATTGTCTGGCGAAGAGGCATTATCTTATGTACGGATGCGCAAAGAAGATCCAAACGGAGATTGGGGAAGACAGGATCGCCAAAGACAAGTCATTCAAGGTGTCCTGTCACAAGGAAAATCGTTTAATAGCCTCCTTAATTACCGCAGTGTCTTTAGTGCATTGGGCGATAATGTAAAAACCAATATGTCATTCGATGAAATGGTCGATGTGCAAAAGAACTATCGAGATGCGGCTGATAAAATTGAACAATTACATTTTGAAAAAGGGACAGGTCAGCGCATGAACGGCGGGATTTGGTATTACATGATGGATGAAGAGGAACTACAAGAAGTGGTAGATACATTAAAACAGCATTTAGAGTTGTAA
- a CDS encoding patatin-like phospholipase family protein, protein MLIDGVFSGGGLKGFALVGAYQVLEEKGYRFQRVAGTSAGAIIACFIAAGYSANEMEELLDELDMMSLLDPRRTLLPLPLMKWIGLYWRLGLYQGKALENWFLEKLAAKNVYTFADVKPGSLKLVASDLTNGKMLVLPDDLERYGIVADSFPIARALRMSCGIPFFFEPVKLKVGSGDTIVVDGGVLSNFPMWIFDDDKGKKRRPVLGLKLSRGQEEQQQGYPIHNALQLFEALFTTMKNAHDERYISRKHEKDIIFIPVDGFSATQFDLSDGEKEELMEIGRSRTTQFLKIW, encoded by the coding sequence ATGTTAATAGATGGAGTGTTTTCAGGGGGAGGTTTGAAGGGATTTGCATTAGTTGGGGCGTATCAGGTATTGGAGGAGAAAGGGTATCGTTTTCAACGTGTTGCCGGAACGAGTGCAGGTGCGATTATCGCTTGTTTTATCGCAGCGGGCTATTCCGCGAATGAAATGGAAGAACTGTTAGATGAATTGGATATGATGTCCTTATTAGATCCACGTAGAACTTTGTTGCCATTGCCGCTTATGAAATGGATTGGTTTGTATTGGCGACTCGGTTTATATCAAGGAAAGGCATTAGAGAACTGGTTTTTAGAAAAATTAGCAGCAAAAAACGTCTATACTTTTGCTGATGTGAAGCCTGGCTCATTGAAGCTCGTTGCGTCCGATTTGACGAATGGTAAGATGCTTGTTTTACCAGATGATCTAGAACGATACGGTATCGTAGCAGATAGCTTTCCTATTGCACGCGCATTACGTATGAGTTGTGGTATTCCTTTTTTCTTTGAACCGGTTAAATTGAAAGTCGGTTCTGGCGATACAATCGTTGTCGATGGTGGTGTGTTAAGTAATTTTCCAATGTGGATTTTTGACGATGACAAAGGTAAAAAGCGGCGCCCCGTTCTGGGACTGAAGCTTAGCCGCGGCCAGGAAGAACAACAGCAGGGATATCCGATTCATAACGCCTTGCAGTTATTTGAAGCTTTATTTACCACCATGAAAAATGCCCATGATGAACGTTATATTTCTCGTAAGCATGAAAAGGATATTATTTTCATCCCAGTAGATGGTTTTAGTGCGACGCAGTTTGATTTGAGTGACGGTGAGAAAGAGGAGCTTATGGAAATTGGAAGAAGTCGTACTACCCAGTTTTTGAAAATATGGTAA
- a CDS encoding AAA family ATPase, with translation MGTVASIGLYTVNTNKGITISFAELEKTIQDEQGQAITLKESSDGSLYLQTADALYVTQVRPQSQLVEQLVEKYNLSYQYANQNRFDGLLIGGLLIASLVTLFVLHKKGKIGIGASTMKNSAAKATPLPDITLQHIGGLPVEMKEEIHQTLSIIKNPRQSEQLGITPPKGLLLYGPPGTGKTLLAQAIAREIGATFYSSSGAAFTELFVGVGASRVRTLFENARKQKPAVIFIDEVDALAGKRKTHGGEETEKTLTELLVQLDGGNNNDGVLFIAATNRKDMLDEAFLRPGRIDYSFQVPLPDATGRREIIEIHTKGKLLADNVAASLDGLADSTAGFSGAELSSLFETASRRAMRDGRQQIDKADLDFAIDRTILGSTSRTLNDQETKRRVAIHETGHALIAAITKPGSVRKATIIPRGQALGYVAPFQKELHLSTYSELLDQVSMILAGGVAERMYLGEHSIGVGGDVQQAKEIIERMVDTGLLENGFTLTFNEGQKESKMQAIFDKALHQTESLIQQYSTEFNQLVELLIKKETLDGTEIQNIVTR, from the coding sequence ATGGGAACGGTAGCAAGCATAGGCTTGTATACAGTCAATACGAACAAAGGAATCACCATTTCGTTTGCTGAATTAGAAAAAACGATTCAGGATGAACAAGGTCAGGCAATCACTCTAAAAGAATCATCTGACGGCTCATTGTACTTGCAGACGGCAGACGCATTATACGTGACGCAAGTTCGTCCGCAAAGTCAGTTAGTTGAGCAATTAGTTGAAAAATATAATTTATCCTACCAATATGCCAACCAAAATCGTTTCGACGGTTTGCTCATTGGTGGATTACTCATAGCATCACTAGTTACATTATTCGTCCTTCACAAAAAGGGTAAAATCGGCATCGGTGCTTCTACGATGAAAAACAGTGCTGCTAAAGCAACACCGTTACCAGACATTACTCTACAACATATCGGTGGACTGCCAGTTGAAATGAAAGAAGAAATTCACCAAACTTTATCCATCATCAAAAATCCGAGACAATCGGAACAGCTGGGCATCACTCCACCAAAAGGTCTACTCTTATATGGACCGCCAGGCACTGGGAAAACTTTATTAGCACAGGCAATAGCACGTGAAATTGGTGCTACATTCTATTCGTCGAGTGGTGCAGCTTTTACCGAGTTATTTGTAGGGGTCGGTGCTTCACGTGTACGCACGCTATTTGAAAATGCTAGAAAGCAAAAACCAGCTGTCATTTTCATTGATGAAGTTGATGCGCTCGCAGGGAAGCGGAAAACACATGGTGGGGAAGAAACAGAAAAAACGTTAACGGAATTGCTCGTCCAGTTGGACGGTGGCAATAACAACGATGGTGTACTTTTCATCGCAGCTACAAACCGCAAGGATATGCTGGATGAGGCTTTCCTTCGCCCAGGGCGTATTGATTATTCATTCCAAGTTCCATTGCCAGATGCGACAGGCAGGAGAGAGATTATCGAGATTCATACGAAAGGCAAGTTGTTAGCGGATAATGTTGCGGCTTCCTTGGATGGCTTGGCAGATAGTACAGCAGGTTTTTCAGGCGCTGAGCTCAGCTCACTGTTTGAAACAGCTAGTAGAAGGGCAATGCGCGATGGACGTCAGCAAATCGATAAAGCTGATTTAGACTTTGCCATTGACCGTACCATCTTGGGAAGTACTTCACGCACACTGAATGACCAAGAAACGAAGCGAAGAGTAGCCATCCATGAAACAGGTCATGCACTTATCGCAGCAATTACGAAACCAGGTTCAGTGCGGAAGGCGACGATTATTCCGCGTGGACAAGCGCTTGGCTATGTGGCACCCTTTCAAAAAGAGCTGCATTTATCGACGTATAGCGAATTGCTCGACCAAGTGAGCATGATTTTGGCGGGTGGGGTAGCAGAGCGTATGTATCTTGGTGAGCACAGTATTGGCGTTGGTGGAGATGTCCAACAGGCCAAGGAAATCATCGAAAGAATGGTCGATACAGGTTTACTAGAAAATGGCTTTACCCTAACGTTCAATGAAGGACAAAAAGAGTCGAAGATGCAAGCCATTTTTGACAAAGCGCTTCATCAAACAGAAAGCCTAATTCAACAATACAGTACTGAATTTAATCAGCTAGTAGAACTGTTAATAAAGAAGGAAACACTGGATGGAACAGAAATTCAGAACATAGTCACAAGATAA
- a CDS encoding amino acid ABC transporter ATP-binding protein has protein sequence MIKIQDLRKSFGKNDVLKGITTTIEKGEIIAIIGPSGSGKSTFLRCINLLEKPTSGQIWVNDDEVTNPKTNIMKVRQQVGMVFQQFNLFPHKTVLENITYAPMMVKSMSKSDAEKQGRELLQKVGLLDKEHEHPVRLSGGQKQRVAIARALAMSPEMMLFDEPTSALDPEMVKEVLEVIKSLALTGMTMAIVTHEMGFAREVADRVLFLDDGQLVEDAPPAEFFSSPKSKRAQDFLEKIL, from the coding sequence GTGATTAAAATCCAAGACCTTCGCAAAAGCTTCGGGAAAAATGATGTATTAAAAGGCATTACAACGACGATTGAAAAAGGTGAAATCATTGCAATCATTGGACCTTCTGGCTCTGGTAAATCTACTTTTCTTCGCTGTATTAATTTATTAGAAAAACCTACTAGTGGGCAGATTTGGGTCAACGACGATGAAGTAACAAATCCTAAAACTAATATTATGAAGGTCAGACAACAAGTCGGCATGGTGTTTCAACAGTTCAATCTATTCCCACATAAAACGGTGCTTGAAAACATCACGTATGCACCGATGATGGTAAAGTCCATGTCTAAAAGTGACGCAGAAAAGCAAGGACGGGAATTACTGCAAAAGGTTGGGCTGTTGGATAAAGAGCATGAGCATCCTGTCCGATTATCTGGCGGGCAAAAGCAACGTGTCGCTATTGCTCGAGCGTTAGCAATGTCTCCAGAAATGATGTTATTCGACGAACCAACGTCTGCTCTCGACCCAGAAATGGTCAAAGAAGTACTCGAAGTCATTAAGTCCTTAGCACTCACAGGTATGACGATGGCGATTGTGACGCATGAAATGGGCTTTGCGAGAGAAGTAGCGGATCGCGTGTTATTTTTAGACGATGGTCAACTCGTTGAAGACGCCCCGCCTGCCGAGTTCTTCTCATCCCCAAAAAGTAAACGAGCGCAGGACTTTTTAGAGAAAATTTTGTGA
- a CDS encoding amino acid ABC transporter permease produces MNLDFTQIIPSIPYILQGIGVTLKIVGLAALIGFAIGILLALCKIGRIKSLTWFADIYTSVFRGTPLILQLLLIYYGTPQLFDIKVSAYTAAVLAFGFNSGAYISEIIRAGILAVDRGQLEASMALGVPYKNMMKDIVLPQALKNILPALMNEFITLTKESAIVTVIGVTDIMRRSYIVGGNTYRYFESLIFAGVIYYVMVMVLTLLGKAIERRMRRSD; encoded by the coding sequence ATGAATTTAGACTTTACCCAAATTATTCCCTCGATACCTTATATTTTACAAGGTATCGGGGTCACCTTAAAAATTGTTGGCCTAGCCGCACTTATTGGCTTTGCCATCGGAATTCTACTGGCATTATGTAAAATTGGACGGATTAAATCATTAACCTGGTTCGCTGATATTTATACGTCAGTCTTCCGTGGAACACCTTTGATTCTCCAACTTCTATTAATTTACTATGGTACCCCACAGCTGTTTGATATTAAAGTCAGCGCCTATACCGCAGCTGTTTTAGCCTTCGGTTTCAATTCAGGGGCCTATATTTCGGAAATTATTCGGGCAGGTATTTTAGCAGTTGATCGAGGTCAGCTCGAGGCTTCTATGGCACTTGGAGTCCCCTATAAAAATATGATGAAGGATATCGTTTTACCACAAGCATTAAAAAATATTTTACCGGCTTTAATGAATGAATTCATCACACTGACGAAAGAATCTGCTATTGTGACAGTGATTGGTGTCACAGATATTATGAGGAGATCGTATATCGTCGGTGGCAACACTTATCGCTATTTTGAATCGCTTATCTTTGCGGGTGTTATTTATTATGTCATGGTGATGGTACTGACACTACTCGGCAAAGCGATTGAAAGGAGGATGAGAAGAAGTGATTAA
- a CDS encoding transporter substrate-binding domain-containing protein — MMKKWSGIAILFVLVMSVLAACGATGKDGNEKSGSSDTKTLKIATSADYPPFEYVDTAVSDEIIGFDIDLATMIAKELGYELEIEDMDFNGLIPALQAKSIDFVIAGMDGNNEERKKVIDFSEPYFTATNLVITMKDKNIASADDLNGKTIGAQTASVQEKGAKSLEEQYGYTVESRDRVPDLFQEIRSGHLDAIVVADVVANGYIEANPDLASFELPEEHKLGLSIAFQKDSALTAEFDRVLKELQDQGEVDKLVVKWFSN; from the coding sequence ATGATGAAAAAATGGTCAGGAATTGCAATCCTCTTTGTCCTTGTGATGAGTGTACTTGCAGCATGTGGAGCAACAGGAAAAGATGGAAACGAAAAATCGGGTTCTTCAGATACAAAGACACTAAAAATAGCTACTTCTGCTGATTACCCACCTTTTGAATATGTCGATACAGCTGTCAGCGATGAAATCATCGGTTTTGACATTGATTTAGCTACGATGATTGCCAAAGAGCTTGGCTATGAGCTAGAGATTGAAGATATGGATTTTAATGGTTTGATCCCTGCTCTCCAAGCGAAGAGCATCGACTTTGTCATTGCAGGTATGGACGGTAATAACGAAGAACGTAAAAAAGTTATTGATTTCTCAGAGCCATATTTTACTGCTACAAACTTAGTCATCACGATGAAAGATAAAAACATTGCGTCTGCCGATGATTTAAACGGTAAAACAATAGGTGCGCAAACGGCTTCTGTTCAGGAAAAAGGTGCAAAATCACTAGAAGAACAATATGGTTATACGGTTGAAAGCCGGGACCGCGTTCCAGATTTATTCCAAGAGATTCGTTCTGGACATCTTGACGCAATTGTAGTGGCGGATGTTGTAGCAAATGGGTATATCGAAGCAAATCCAGACCTTGCTAGCTTTGAATTACCAGAAGAACATAAGTTGGGCTTGTCTATTGCTTTCCAAAAAGACAGTGCTTTAACGGCTGAATTCGACCGTGTTTTAAAAGAGCTACAAGACCAAGGAGAAGTCGATAAATTAGTTGTCAAATGGTTTAGTAACTAA